tgtgtgtgtgtgtgtgtgtgtgtgtgtgtgtgtgtgtgtgtgtgtgtgtgtgtgtgtgtgtgtttagactgATACACATCTTCACATGCTATCAATTCCTGTGTCACTCTATGGTCCAAAAAGCACAAGTATCATGCATAATGTGTCTCTGTTATTTTTATAAGTGCATGTCTAATAAAACTATCATtccattgtgtgtctgtgaaaagcTGCTTCTAAATAAGAGTTAAACTAAATGAAGTGGTCTACATGTACTTCTACGCAAATGAAAACCATCTTTTCAGCACTACACCCTTAATTCCAGTGTTTTACAAGCTGCTAACTGACCTTTTGGTGCTATTCATTTCCTGTTATTATGAAGCTCAAATCAATTAAAGATGGCAATAATGATGTGACTCCAGCCAACCTTTGCCTGTGAAAATACCCACACATGAGCCTGAGAGAATAACAGTGAGAAAGGAAAGAGTTTTGATCATTAAAAACACTAAATGACCACTTCAAAAAGTACCTTATACAAAAATAATATCACAATAACTttctatttaaaagaaaaactgaataaaaagtGACTTATAATTTGAATGAGCTTCCTTTGTGGTTCACTTAGCCCACTTGTTTTTCAAACCACATCTCCTTCAGATCTCATACCCCATCTGTCTTAAATTAGATTATGGATAGGCTTCTTCATGGTGGTCCTTACAAATGTAATTATCATTTCATTTAGACAATCATATCCTATGAGTACATACATTTTAACTGacgttttaatgttaaatataatacaTCATTCCATATAGTTGGCTTCAACAGATCCATCGGCACAATGTGGATATCTATCATGGCGTCTATATATCTGTCTCTCCAATCTGAATCAGTGTCTGAAAAGCTACAACAAAACAGTGTGGTGATAGATATAATATCCTCCTGGACTGTaagaaataactaaataactaaATCTACAGTAAATAAATCTGTCAGTGCTTATTTGAAAAGATAAATCACAAAGAAATCCTTTTGTCATCATATTTCTTTGATGGCTCCTCCTAAAGTTGTAGCTGTGGTATATTTCTAAACACAAGAATGATCTTTGAAGCCGGTCCATAGCTCAACAGATTTTGAGAGTTTTTCAACAGATTCCTACTGTTTTCTGCCTCACATGTGCCATCCCAAGAAATTAGTTGATAAAGACTCACTGTGGGTTACAACTTCTTAGAAcaattgtttgacatttttggaaatatgcttTAGCTTTTTCGacaagttagatgagaagattaataccACTTTGATTTTTGCACAATAAATATGAAGCTTGAGCCAGCgggtggttagcttagcataaagactggaaacggggaaacaataagcctggctctgtccaaaggtaacaaaaaaaGGTGGATTATGTTAAATTTAgccagagccaggctagctgtttccagtcttttgCTAAGCTGAAGCTACATACTTTGTGTACAGCAATAAGAatggtatcaatcttttcatctatatcttggcaagaaagtgaaaGAGAATATTTCCCCAAACTCTCCAGGTCAGAAATCAGGGCATTGCttacatttttcatgagctggaCATGAGCTttaagcatagactgtataaaacaagGATTTAACCCTCTTCGAAAACTGCCTGATACAATTCCTTGGCTCAGCCCACCTGTCAAGATACTACTTACTGTAAAAGCACATCTAGTAACACACTACCTACACTAACGAGGAAAGTTTGCCTGTGTTTTTGGGTTAGCTCTTTTCCTTGTTGTGCAACACACTAAATGCCTCAATCCCTAGTTCTCAGTTCCCCTTAAGCCCTTGAGAAGGAAGTGGCGAGAGTGACCTAAAAGACGGCCGGAGATGGGGGAGGTATGCGTTACAGTACAATAGCTGGTAAATCTCTCGGCAGTAACCACTCCAGAGCACTGAGCACATGCTTATGGAGGGAGGCTAATCAGCTTTCTGCATATGGGCTAATGTCCTTACAGTGGCTGAGAGGGGGGGGGCTATatttagtgtccactctctcccTCCTAACAGGGGATAACATTGGCTGTTGCCTGTTTTCCTCTGCATAGCTCATCTCTCTCTGCTTGAATTCATCAAGAGGCCCATGCAGGCAAAGATGAAAGAAAATAAGTGAGGACAAATAAACAGAAGGTAAAGATAGCATAAAGCTGTGTACTCTGTGACACTAAAGTGGCATTAGACTTGCACGCAAGCACTTATAAAAAGTGAAGTTGAAAAGTAAAAGTTGAAAataaagaagagagaaaaaaacaggacatcaaagagacagacagacaaataaaaaaacatgaaagagagactaaagattttttttctttctcaatgTCAGCAGGGAAAGTGACATCTGGAGGCTGGGGCCTTTGGGCATTAGAGTACTGCAGACCTGGAGCCAATCTACTCAGTCAGAGTCCCTGGACACCAAGGCTCTGCTGGTAATCAGGTATGTGCATATACATGGCATCTACATGCTGTTGCAAATACATTCTCAGCTAATGAGGACAACAGTGCGATGACGCCTGCTGACGCTCGTTGACACTTGTGACGTCTCTTGGAGGAAAAACCCGTCAAGTTCAGATGTCACTTGCTGGCAGCAGCAGTTGTGCCTTCTGGGATTGTGTGGGCATCTCAGGGCATTGACCTGATGAAGGCTTTTCCTCTCTCTGCCAAAGCCTGGGCACAAAACCTAAATGCCAGAGCTAATAACCTCGGCTAAACTGAGGTTCAATGAGGTGAAGCGTCTAAAAAAAATACGTCCTGCAGATTGTTATTGTAGCTGGTAGTGTGTATTTGATGAGGGGTATaacaaaaactgaactgaacaacTATTGTTAGGTggtctttttttgttgcttttaattCTCAAGTTGGTCAACTTGGACACATATCATTATTTTCATGTCCAAACAGGACAGCAGTTAAAAACACGCAGAACAGTGAAACAATCTCTTTAGAGCAACAAAAACCCAAATGAAACACAAGCTAAATCAGCATCTCAGCATAGCCACCATGTCCACCTGCGCTGCTCTTTTTCAGCCAAAACACAAATTCGCACacaccacaaaataaaaacacagctttgaaTCCCCCTGCTACATCAGCCAAACTGTACAAAAATAGAGATCGATAGAAAAATAGATCTGAGGGAATACGCTGTGTCTCTTGTACTTGTAAAGCTAGAAATGTGAACCTGTTATTTTTACAATAATCACAAAAGCCTACTTGTCTTATTGCCCTTCAAATATCCATGTGATGGTCTTtggttggtttggtttggtGCGTTTCCACGCTAAGGAGAGATAACATTTTGACAGCTCGCAGTTACCTGTGTATACAGCCCAAATTTCTACACATCCCAAACTTTTTCATAGACTCTTTTCCATAAAGAAGATGAGAATATGAAATATACATTGGCCAATATTCACTGAGCTTACATCATCTTTGAAGCTTTTCAGGCTACATGCAGCACATGTTCTGAAGATATTCTCTTTTGCTGGTCCTCTGACTCTACCAGTAGTATGCTTTTACTCCTCTTCATTCAAGACTTGCTCTGCTGCTAAATCCCTGCACACACAATCCATCCTCCACCCCGCTGACAAACATACAGTTTTTGGAGTCGGGCAGATGTTTTCAGACatctcctttctttctctcttacaGTGCATACACAGTTTGAAAATTATTTCAAACTATGTAcaaatgatgtaaaaaaaaaaataataccattttgtatatttgataagaagaagaaaatataaaaataatatcaTTATATATAATTGTATTAAAACTTTCCAGTGTAATTTGAGAAAACTGGTTGTCCCTGTTTCAGAATGCATTTCAAACACATTGGCCCTTTTTTGAATGTTTAATACGAATTTGAAACTTAAAGGTTCCCTTAAATTTTACTTATAGTGTCAACAGACGTTCTCTCAGCACACTCTTCACatagagcaggtctagaccacgCTCTATAATTTAAAGGGACCCTGCAAATGTTTTAGGAGAAATAAAGCAAACCCATCACACTAACCCTACACACAATGCGTTTTGGTGAGactaaatgtaaacataacttcTTCTTTTCTACATTAAGACTCCACAGGGCAACTTTAAGTAAGCTTGAGTCTAATATCTCaaattttaaatgcattttgatATGGGACTACATGTGATGAAATTGCATTTTGAAATGCATTATGGGCAAAACGTTTACATATCCAAATACACTTTTCTATGTCGCATTGCAACCCCcagagatggtaacattatctcCTGTCTGTGATAAGTTGTTTTTGGTTATTAAGCAGTGCATTGGACCACCTTATTTTTGCAATCcaataaaaatgcaaaatgctGCCAAAccactttctttctctgtgcATTTCTCTCAAAATCACCATCTATTTTCCTCTCATAAGCATTTTTTATCCAACCTccacctcccccctccctctacAGATGATGAGATTATGTTGCTACTTCCTCTTTGGTAATCAGGGAGTGCGTTTGTCGAGCAGGACTGCAGATAAGAGCAGAGTCTTTAACTAAACATTGTCGTAAAGAAAATCAATTGGACCAAAACCTCCCTCAGTGTAAGAGACCTTACACAGCATAGGTAAACTCTCTGTTCCGCAGTACATTCATTATCACCTTGAAAATAAATTATGACTCAACAGTTTTCTAACATAAAGAGTCACAAAAGTATCTGTTCCCTTTAGGCTTTATCTAGGCACTTAAAGACAATTATTCCTGTACAGAAATAAAGCAtgcattgttttgttgttttgtctaaGAATTCAGATAAAGTTCAGTATCAAACTAGATCTTTGGATTTGTAAACAGTATCCAGTTCCTCATTTTGCATTGCCTGTGAAAATGAGTCCCATACAAACACCGTGCACATGGACATAGTCACAAGGTCTCCATTGTTTGACCACGAATGCATATCAGCACGACATGTGTGTCCTCCGTTACTCTCTGTGGCTGCATgtgagtttgttttttaatgtgaaGAGGATGTGGATATTATACATGTTCATCATTTCAAAAGTATCTCGCAAACGGACAAGAACAAAATCCTTGTATCCAGGCTGTTGGTCACTCTGAGGGTCTGCCAAATCAATCTTAGTGCTGATGAGAGAACCCTAAAACTGATGGGTCAGCCTCTCTCATTGGCATCTCTCCCTGTGTGCTCAGCTGCTCCTGCTGTGGCAGCCTACCCCAGGGAAAAGCCTTTCTCTGGCCCACTGCCTTGATCCAGGTTCCATTTCCCTTCCTTCTTTTATTCTCTccttttatctaattttgtCTCATGTTCTTCCTTCTCTCATTTCCCTCAATTCCCTTCTCAAGGAGGAGATACAAAAAAATCATCATTCATCCCCTTTCAAGAAGTTTCCGCCGGATACACAAAAGTGCATGAACGTACACAAAGTTTAGTTACAGGGCAACCAGGTGGCGTACATGGGATGGTGATGAGGAGGAATGTACTGCTGGGGAGGTGAGGGATGACAGGGGTAGATGGGCTGAACCTGCGCTACGTAATAGTTGCTGAAGTTGCCATCTGAGACATAAGGAGCCGGCTGATAGAAGCAGGTGACGTTGGCGGCGTTGGGGATTGCGTTCTGCTCGGCCAGGACCCGCAACGCCAGCGAAGAGATGAGGCTGAGTGTCTGACGCCTCTCATGGCTCATCAGGCACACTGTGCTTTCCTGCACCACCTTGTACAGCGTGGCCAGATAGTCATACTTCCTGTCCTCCAGGTCTACAAAGTGGTTCTGCAGATAGGACTCCAGCTTTCTCCTCTGCTCGCTCACATCAGGAAAGTCTATGAAGAAGCGTGAGCACATGTAGCGCTGCAGCAGTTTCATCTCTGTGTCAGAGGCTGCGCGGAAACCCCGCACCAGCAGGTGGCAGTACTTCATCAGACCCCCGCCTCGAATCTCCTCGGGTCTCCTGGTGCAGATGAGGCGCTTGCGCAGGTGATCGAGGGCAGTGGGGAAGTCGCCGTAGACGCTCTCCCCGAGGATGGTGGGGTGGAAAGTGGCAGCCATGGGGTGCTCCGAGCACTCGTAGAAGAGGAGAAGTGAGTCCAGGCGGATCTGGAAGGAGTCCACGCTGAACTCAAACTGCCGTCGAAGAGAGTCCACAAACTTGAGCTCCACGTTCTTGCCACGGTTGTTCGAGAGGGAGATGAGACTCCAGCGGTCTGAGTCATTGCACACTTTCACCATCTTTTGCACATAGGCCTCCTAAAACAGACACAAGTTAAAGCATTAAGTGTCATCACAGACTAAATCCAATGCATCTCATGTATGTGCAAGTTTAAGGTTAATGACTGAAAACTTAAGTCAAGAAATTGACATTGTTGGAGTTAATAGGTACATATAGGTGGATTTAACTTTCATATCCATACTTATGAATCAAAGAACACCTGCATATAGTTAACCAATAAACCATCATAAAAAACATTTGGCTCTGTGTTATATTAAAGTTATagtgtgtttttatattattatattttaatgttatataTTTGAGTCATAAAGGCCTACTGCCTCCTCTGTGTCTGTTCActaactcctcctcctctctgtctctcctttcaCAGCCATTAGTTCTTGCACAAGTGcatcaaacactttttttattcttctgaAAAACACATGTATGCATGGTGGTGTTTACAAATGATTGCGCTGTGGGTGTTACATGTTAAAAACCAGTTATGGTTTAAGCAGGCTTCAAAAACCAGACATTACTGCTGTTTGCACCAGATAAAAATCTTGGATTTGGTCTGTTAGTCATAATGTTGTGCTGATCAAATCTGTTGGTGGGCCATTAGTAGCCTAGGTAGTCTTCAGTATCCCAGGTAACTGAAGGCTGACTTAATGTGGATCCGACTCCAATTGGCTTAAACAGAATCCTCTCTGAATTGGAAA
This genomic window from Perca flavescens isolate YP-PL-M2 chromosome 18, PFLA_1.0, whole genome shotgun sequence contains:
- the LOC114573170 gene encoding terminal nucleotidyltransferase 5A, with product MDESVESAASDSCSDGESINLSVLNWEQVQRLDTILTGSIPIHGRWSFPTLEVKPRDIVKVVRSRMEEKRIHVREVRLNGSAASYVLHEDSGLGWKDLDLIFCAELKGEMEFQIVKDIVLDSLLDFLPEGVNKEKITPMTLKEAYVQKMVKVCNDSDRWSLISLSNNRGKNVELKFVDSLRRQFEFSVDSFQIRLDSLLLFYECSEHPMAATFHPTILGESVYGDFPTALDHLRKRLICTRRPEEIRGGGLMKYCHLLVRGFRAASDTEMKLLQRYMCSRFFIDFPDVSEQRRKLESYLQNHFVDLEDRKYDYLATLYKVVQESTVCLMSHERRQTLSLISSLALRVLAEQNAIPNAANVTCFYQPAPYVSDGNFSNYYVAQVQPIYPCHPSPPQQYIPPHHHPMYATWLPCN